The DNA segment AGACGCATCAGCCAGCTGACGAGGGTGACTCCCGCTCCGGCGCTGACGCCGGGCAGCGTGGCGGCGGCGGTCATCGCGCTGGGCACGAGGGTCGCGGATCCGTAGCCGGCGAGGGCGAGGCCCAGAAGCAGCGTGACGACCTGCTCGTGGGTGGTGACGACGAGCAGCGCGCCGGTGGCGATGAGGAAACCGCCCACGCGGGCGACCGCGGCGCGGCCGAAGCGGCCGATGAGGAGGTCGCCGGAGAAGCGGCCGATGCACTGACTGCCGATCGTGACGGTGAACGCGAGCCCGGCGAGGGCGACCGGCATCCCCCCGATCTGCACTGCCGACATCGCCGCCCAGTTGTTCGCGACGTCCTCGAGCATCGTCCCGCCGATCGCGATCGCGATCAGCGGCAGAGCCGCCAGGAACACGACCTTCCGCGCTCCCCCGCTGCGCGCGCTCCCGGCGGAGTCCGCGGCGGGAGCATCGGCCGCGTGGCCCACGAGCCGATCACCGATGATCACCAGGACGACGCCCGCGACGGCGGCCGCCGCGAGGAAGAGCCGCACGTCCATTCCGCTCGCGGCAGCGACGGTGGCGATCGCGCCGCTGGCGACACCGCCCAGGCTCCACAGGGCGTGCATCGAGGAGAGGATCGAGCGGCCCGCGAGCTCCTGCACGCTGATGCCGGCGAGGTTCTGCGCGACGTCGACGATCGCGTCGAAGAACCCGATCAGGAAGATCGCGGCGGCGAGCATCCACCCCGACGTCGCCCACGCGGCTCCCGCGACCGCCAGCCCGACCAGCGCCGTCCCCGCGATGACCACCGGCGTCGCACCGAACCGCGCGATCAGCGGGGCAGGCAGCGCGGAAGACGCGATCGCGCCGACCGCGAACGACGCGACCACGATCCCGAACTCCGCTGCGCTCAACCCCAGCCGCTGCGTGAGCACCGGATACCAGGGCAGGAGCGCCGCGAACAGCGCCCCGTTGCTGGCGAACATGATGCCCACACCCGCCGGTGCTGCGAGCCCGGCCCTGCTTGTCCTCGTCATGGGATGCACCGTACGAACTAGAGTGATCACGTGCAACGATCAGAACGTCAGAGAGTGATCATCCGGGCTGTCGACTCCGGGGAGCGATCCGTGGGCGAGCTGGTCACCCTCACCGGCGCCTCCGCGATCAGCATCCGCCGCGACCTGACCGAGCTTGCCGAGCAGGGCGCGCTCCGGCGCGTCCGAGGTGGAGCAGCGCCGGTCGCCACCCGCGGATCGGAGTATCCGTTCGCGATCCGGCGCAGCGAGGACGCGACCGAGAAGACCGAGCTGGCGCGGACGGCCGCCGCCATGATCTCGCCCGGCGACAGCGTCCTCATCGACAACGGCACCACAGCACTGGCCGTCGCCGAGGAACTCGCCGGCCTCGGCATCACCGCGTTCGCGCTCTCCCTCTACGCCGCAGCAGCACTCGCGAGAACCCCCGGGAACGAGGTCATCGTCCCGGGCGGGCCCGTCGGACACGACGACCTCGCCTTCACCGGCGCCGGCGCCGCGGAAGCGGTCCGCGCGATGCGCTTCGACGTCGCGATCCTCGGCGCCTGCGCCGCCGACCCCGAGACCGGCCTCACCGTCGCGAGATGGGGCGACGCCCAGGTGAAGAGAGCCGCCATCGCGTCCTCCCGGCGCGTCGTCCTCGTCTCCACACCCGAGAAGTTCTCCCGCACCGCCGCGCACCGCTTCGCAACCTTCCGCGACCTCGACACCATCGTCACCCTCCCGGACGTCCCACCCGCCGTCGCCTACGAGGCGAGAGAAGCGGGAGTCGCCGTCGTCACGACGACCCGCGAGGCCCACGAGACCGACTCCCGCCCGAAGGACGCAGAATGAACGACCGACCGGACCTCCCGCCCCTGCTCAAGTACGGCAACGCTGCAGTGAAGCTCCTGAACCGACTCGGCGTGCCGGCCGGACCGCCGCGGATCCTCACTGTCCGCGGACGCGTCAGCGGACAACCGCGTTCCACGCCCGTCTCGATCGTCACTCTCGAGGGCGCCCGATACGTCGTCGCCGGGCGGCGGATGGAGTGGGTGAAGAACGTCCGCGCGGCAGGCGAGGGCGAGATCCAGCGCGGCCGGCGACGAGAGAGGGTGGCCTTCACGGAGCTCCCCGAGGAGCAGCGCGCCCCTGTCCTCCGCGCGTATTGGCACCAGCACAGCCAGGGACGAAAAGTCGCCGCCCGCATCTTCGAGGCCGGCGAGAACGCCGGCCCCGACGACTTCGCCGCGGCCGCCCCGCGCTGCGCCGTGTTCCAGCTCGCGACCATCAATCTCGATAGCTGATCCGAGAACTGCCTCACCACTCCGTACCGGTCAACGATCCCCATACGGGACACCGCTAGAGCGGTCAGGACCGAAACGGGACGCCATCGAGATGCGACGAGTCCGTTGGCGATGGGCGACGCGTGTCGCGACGGCTGCAGTCCCGGGTCATCGACGCTCTCGGGAGCTCAGTAGGCGTTCCAATTCGACGTCAACGCCAGCAGGACTGTCTTGTCCTTGCTGTCGGGATTCTGATCGAGCCAGGCGCGTAGACACCTCACGATCGCGTCGTAGTAGAAACCCTCGGGTTGGCCCCCTTCAGATGAGAGAACGAAGGCATCGGCCGGCCGATCAGACTCCCTGCCGCCTCGTGAGCGCACCCGATAATCGCGCCCCTCCACTCTGACGGTGGTCTCGAAGAAGTCCTCGCGCAGGTCCCATATCGCTGAGTCATGAGAGAACCCGGAAGCCTCCCAGAGGTGACGAACCCAGTCGTCCCACAGCCCGGCATCATCAGGAACACCGTTGCGGCGAACATCCCGCCGCATGCTGAGCAGCAACGTCTCCATGTCCAAGCCCGTGCGGGTGATCATCTCCGCCGTGAAGCTTGCAAGAGCGCAGTCTGCGACCTCAGCGGAATACCGCAAGCTCGTGCGCGAGTCCTCGGTCATGGCCACAGCCTGCACCGCGAACCGCAGCCCGTCCACAACCGTGAACGAGACGACCACCCGTGGCCGCCGCGCCTAGCGGACTCACGTCGGCGCAGCCTTGATCGCCCAGCGATCCCTTATTGAGACGCGGTTGCTCGACCGTCATCGTGCCTGCACGCCTGCAGATGACGGTCTGCTCGTATCGTCAGGGGATGAGGGATCGTTGGCTGTTGGTGACGGGGGTCGCGGTGACCGCACTCGTCTGCGCTGCCGCGACATGGTTCCCCCAGTCATCGCCGCCGCCCCAGTTCTCCGTTTCGGGCGTCGTCGTGAATGAGGCTGGTGAGCCGTTGGGTCGATGCCTCCTCGATTCCTTGACGGGAGAGGAGTCGGGTATGTTCACGCGCCGGGACGGCACCTTCCCATGGCCGTTTCGGGTCTTCGGATATCGGGAGTACGACGTGGGAGCCAGGTGCGAAGGCGGCGAGGTAGCCAGCGACACCGTTCTCGTCACCGGAGACATGTACATTCGCCTCGTTGCGAGGTGAGCCGCGGCCAGCTTTCCCTTTTGAAGCCAGCATCGCGGAGCGAGAGGCCTCCACTCACCCTCGAGCTGCCCCAGTCGCGCACGGCCCGTAAGGGACCGAAATCATAGACCGAGCGCGACCGACTCGACGCGTCCGGTCACCGATCCCCTATCGGATACCAGGCCGACCCGGTGAACGATCCCGATAAGGGACGGCTACCGCCAATTCGTTCGCTGGTGATACTCCGTAACGCAGAGTATGGTCCAGGCGTGGAAGAGATACGGGAACCGCGGGTGTGGATCATGACGGTCCTCGCCGCCGGACGAGCGCACGGCTACGGCATCGTGTCGGCGGTGCGCGAGCTCTCCGACGGTGCGATGACCATGAAGATCCCGACCCTCTACGCCGCCCTGGACCGGCTCGAGCGTCAGGGCCTCGTCGCCGCGGACGGCGACGAGGAGGTCAACGGACGCCGGCGCCGGTACTTCCGGCTGACCGACGCCGGCGCCGCTCGCCTCGCGGTGGACGCCGCTCGTCTGGCGCAGCTCGAGCGGGCCGCATCGCGCGCGGCTCGCCGCCTCGGCCGGATCGCGCCGGCATGAGCAGATCCTCCCTCGACGCCTACCGACGGGCGCTGCGCTGGTACCCGGCGGCGTGGCGAGCCGCCCACGCCGAGAGCGTGATCGGCACCTTCCTCGATCGGGACGACGCGACCGGTGTATCGGGACCGACACCACGTGACCGGGCAGAGCTCGCCCGAGCCGGCATTCGCGAGACCCTCCTGGCGCCTGCTCGTTCCGGCCGCCGTGCCGGCACCGCGATCGGACTCCTGCTCCTCCTCGCGACGTGGTCGTACGGGGCCGGCGTGCTCGAGGTCGGCGGGCGGGACATGACCCTTGCTCAGGGCGGTTTCGTGGACCTGATGGGACGCAGCTACGCATTCCCCGTGCTCCTCGCCGCAGCGACCGTCGCTCTCGCCTGGCTGTGCACGGCCATCACCGCATCGCGGCGCGGCCGACCACTCCTCGCCGCCGTCATCGGACTCTGCGGTCTCGGAGCCGCATGGACCACCTTCCACCTGTCGTGGTCGAGCC comes from the Rathayibacter festucae DSM 15932 genome and includes:
- a CDS encoding DeoR/GlpR family DNA-binding transcription regulator, translating into MIIRAVDSGERSVGELVTLTGASAISIRRDLTELAEQGALRRVRGGAAPVATRGSEYPFAIRRSEDATEKTELARTAAAMISPGDSVLIDNGTTALAVAEELAGLGITAFALSLYAAAALARTPGNEVIVPGGPVGHDDLAFTGAGAAEAVRAMRFDVAILGACAADPETGLTVARWGDAQVKRAAIASSRRVVLVSTPEKFSRTAAHRFATFRDLDTIVTLPDVPPAVAYEAREAGVAVVTTTREAHETDSRPKDAE
- a CDS encoding MFS transporter encodes the protein MTRTSRAGLAAPAGVGIMFASNGALFAALLPWYPVLTQRLGLSAAEFGIVVASFAVGAIASSALPAPLIARFGATPVVIAGTALVGLAVAGAAWATSGWMLAAAIFLIGFFDAIVDVAQNLAGISVQELAGRSILSSMHALWSLGGVASGAIATVAAASGMDVRLFLAAAAVAGVVLVIIGDRLVGHAADAPAADSAGSARSGGARKVVFLAALPLIAIAIGGTMLEDVANNWAAMSAVQIGGMPVALAGLAFTVTIGSQCIGRFSGDLLIGRFGRAAVARVGGFLIATGALLVVTTHEQVVTLLLGLALAGYGSATLVPSAMTAAATLPGVSAGAGVTLVSWLMRLGFLVTSPVIGALTDATSLRWGLCVLVVVGVTVSLLARNLAAAPAPVRSPRPLEDHRDR
- a CDS encoding PadR family transcriptional regulator, with amino-acid sequence MEEIREPRVWIMTVLAAGRAHGYGIVSAVRELSDGAMTMKIPTLYAALDRLERQGLVAADGDEEVNGRRRRYFRLTDAGAARLAVDAARLAQLERAASRAARRLGRIAPA
- a CDS encoding nitroreductase family deazaflavin-dependent oxidoreductase produces the protein MNDRPDLPPLLKYGNAAVKLLNRLGVPAGPPRILTVRGRVSGQPRSTPVSIVTLEGARYVVAGRRMEWVKNVRAAGEGEIQRGRRRERVAFTELPEEQRAPVLRAYWHQHSQGRKVAARIFEAGENAGPDDFAAAAPRCAVFQLATINLDS